One stretch of Streptomyces sp. NBC_00443 DNA includes these proteins:
- a CDS encoding AIM24 family protein: MNQPLAGFAPAPVTARMENHGNHMAKIAMQTGNDLFARVGSMVAYEGFVQYEPNPPAVRQIAKDWMTGEGAPLMKCSGDGLLYLADYGANVVIINLNGDGISVNATNLLAFDAHLTWGVERVKGLAKFAGQGLWNTKISGQGWVALTSRGKPIVVDCGGGEDETYVDPDALVAWSPNLKVKGKRSFKAQSLIGRGSGEAYQMAFSGQGIVVVQPSEDSTDRLRVRG, from the coding sequence ATGAACCAGCCACTCGCGGGCTTCGCCCCCGCACCCGTCACCGCCCGCATGGAGAACCACGGCAACCACATGGCGAAGATCGCCATGCAGACCGGGAACGACCTCTTCGCGCGCGTGGGATCGATGGTCGCCTACGAAGGCTTCGTCCAGTACGAGCCCAACCCGCCGGCCGTGCGCCAGATCGCCAAGGACTGGATGACCGGCGAGGGCGCACCCCTGATGAAGTGCTCCGGCGACGGACTGCTCTACCTCGCCGACTACGGCGCCAACGTGGTCATCATCAACCTCAACGGCGACGGCATCTCCGTCAACGCCACCAACCTGCTCGCCTTCGACGCCCATCTGACGTGGGGCGTCGAGCGGGTGAAGGGCCTGGCGAAGTTCGCCGGACAGGGCCTGTGGAACACCAAGATCTCCGGGCAGGGCTGGGTCGCGCTGACCTCCCGGGGCAAGCCGATCGTCGTCGACTGCGGCGGCGGCGAGGACGAGACGTACGTCGACCCGGACGCGCTCGTCGCCTGGTCCCCGAACCTCAAGGTGAAGGGCAAGCGCAGCTTCAAGGCGCAGTCGCTCATCGGCCGGGGCAGCGGTGAGGCCTACCAGATGGCCTTCTCCGGCCAGGGCATCGTCGTCGTCCAGCCCAGCGAGGACAGCACCGACCGTCTCCGGGTCCGGGGCTGA
- a CDS encoding YlbL family protein — protein MPRRTATMLASTLMLIALLCAGVFIPVPYAEMSPGPTVNTLGDHDGEPVLQVNGRKTYPTTGHLNMTTVRVTSADYRMNLVEAVYGWLAHDNKVVPHDTLYPDGKTEEQSTQENAEEFSQSQESAKVAALKALDIPVKSWVIVSTVVKGTPAEGKLHAGDVIKSVDGTTVKEPANVAELVTKHKPGQDVVFTIVPAKEQVAAEKERRTPTKTEKITIRTAESDDSGEKRAVVGISAGTDHTFPFTVDIKLADVGGPSAGLMFALGLYDKLTPGSLTGGKFVAGTGTIDDAGKVGPIGGIEMKTVGAREKGAQYFLTPADNCATAARDVPGGLTLVKVGTIDDALGALKDIRSGDTADLPKCTTKD, from the coding sequence ATGCCACGCCGCACCGCGACGATGCTCGCCTCCACCCTGATGCTGATCGCGCTCCTGTGCGCGGGAGTCTTCATCCCCGTGCCGTACGCGGAGATGTCGCCCGGGCCGACGGTGAACACCCTCGGCGATCATGACGGCGAGCCGGTGCTGCAGGTCAACGGTCGCAAGACCTACCCGACGACCGGACACCTCAACATGACCACCGTCCGGGTCACCAGCGCCGACTACAGGATGAACCTCGTGGAGGCGGTCTACGGGTGGCTGGCCCATGACAACAAGGTCGTGCCCCACGACACCCTCTACCCGGACGGCAAGACCGAGGAGCAGTCCACCCAGGAGAACGCCGAGGAGTTCAGCCAGTCCCAGGAGAGCGCCAAGGTCGCCGCCCTGAAGGCACTGGACATCCCGGTGAAGAGCTGGGTGATCGTCTCGACCGTGGTCAAGGGGACGCCTGCCGAGGGCAAGCTGCACGCCGGTGACGTCATCAAGTCCGTCGACGGTACGACGGTGAAGGAGCCCGCGAACGTCGCCGAGCTGGTGACCAAGCACAAGCCGGGCCAGGACGTCGTCTTCACGATCGTGCCGGCCAAGGAGCAGGTCGCCGCCGAGAAGGAGCGCCGGACGCCGACGAAGACCGAGAAGATCACGATCAGGACCGCCGAGTCCGACGACAGCGGCGAGAAGCGCGCCGTCGTCGGGATCTCCGCCGGGACCGACCACACCTTCCCGTTCACCGTCGACATCAAGCTCGCCGACGTCGGCGGCCCCAGCGCGGGCCTGATGTTCGCGCTCGGGCTCTACGACAAGCTCACCCCGGGCAGCCTGACCGGCGGCAAGTTCGTCGCCGGCACCGGCACCATCGACGACGCCGGCAAGGTCGGCCCCATCGGCGGCATCGAGATGAAGACCGTCGGCGCGCGCGAGAAGGGCGCCCAGTACTTCCTCACGCCGGCCGACAACTGTGCGACGGCCGCCAGGGACGTCCCGGGCGGGCTCACCCTGGTCAAGGTCGGCACCATCGACGACGCCCTCGGCGCCCTGAAGGACATCCGCTCCGGCGACACGGCCGACCTGCCGAAGTGCACGACCAAGGACTGA
- a CDS encoding NUDIX hydrolase, producing MSLYDDAVLVLKGYEDQPDLRQTYLEHLEAHPDGMWKACGDGHITASALVIDPSRGSVLLTLHKKMRMWLQMGGHCEPADDTMASAALREATEESGIAGLTLLSGGPVRLDRHHTPCAWHLDVQYAALAPAGAVEAISEESLDLRWFAYDEVAEVADDSVVRLLEATRARLAA from the coding sequence GTGAGCCTGTACGACGACGCGGTCCTCGTGCTGAAGGGCTACGAGGACCAGCCGGACCTGCGCCAGACCTATCTGGAGCATCTGGAGGCCCATCCGGACGGAATGTGGAAGGCCTGCGGGGACGGGCACATCACCGCGAGCGCGCTGGTGATCGACCCGTCGCGCGGGAGCGTGCTGCTCACGCTGCACAAGAAGATGCGCATGTGGCTGCAGATGGGCGGCCACTGCGAGCCGGCCGACGACACGATGGCCTCGGCCGCCCTGCGCGAGGCGACCGAGGAGTCGGGCATCGCGGGGCTGACTCTGCTGTCCGGCGGTCCCGTCCGCCTGGACCGGCACCACACCCCGTGCGCCTGGCACCTCGACGTCCAGTACGCGGCACTGGCTCCGGCCGGAGCCGTGGAGGCGATCAGCGAGGAGTCCCTCGACCTGCGCTGGTTCGCCTACGACGAGGTGGCGGAGGTGGCCGACGACTCGGTCGTACGCCTGCTGGAGGCGACACGGGCGAGGCTCGCGGCCTGA
- a CDS encoding zinc-dependent metalloprotease, whose translation MSDTPFGFGLPPEEPDDGDEGKKKDQQSGGGQGPANPFGFGGLPGAGGFGGTGADNPFAAMFGSLNPNDLGAAFQQLGQMLSYEGGPVNWDMAKQIARQTVSQGTSDGTKDASVGPAERNAVQEAVRLADLWLDDATALPSGAGSAVAWSRAEWVEATLPAWQELVDPVAERVGTAMGDVLPEEMQAMAGPLIGMMRSMGGAMFGTQIGQAVGVLAGEVVGSTDIGLPLGPVGKAALLPINIETFGKDLGVPKEEVRLYIALREAAHQRLFAHVPWLRSHLFGAVDGYARGIKVDTAKLEDVVGQFDPQNPEQLQDALQQGMFQPEDTPEQKAALARLETALALVEGWVDAVVHAAAKPRLSSADALRETLRRRRASGGPAEQTFATLIGLELRPRRLRDASRLWASLTDARGVDGRDALWAHPDMLPTASDLDDPDGFVHREQIDFSELDKMLGEAAGGSTGKPDLKKKDDDTKGDAQGDSKDDDTE comes from the coding sequence GTGAGTGACACCCCATTCGGATTCGGCCTTCCGCCGGAGGAGCCGGACGACGGCGACGAGGGCAAGAAGAAGGACCAGCAGAGCGGTGGTGGTCAGGGCCCGGCCAACCCGTTCGGTTTCGGCGGGCTGCCCGGAGCCGGTGGCTTCGGTGGCACCGGTGCCGACAATCCGTTCGCTGCCATGTTCGGTTCCCTGAACCCCAACGACCTGGGCGCCGCGTTCCAGCAGCTGGGCCAGATGCTCTCCTACGAGGGCGGCCCGGTGAACTGGGACATGGCCAAGCAGATCGCCCGCCAGACGGTCTCCCAGGGCACTTCCGACGGCACCAAGGACGCGAGCGTCGGCCCCGCCGAGCGCAACGCGGTTCAGGAAGCCGTCCGCCTGGCCGACCTGTGGCTCGACGACGCGACGGCGCTGCCGTCCGGCGCGGGCTCCGCGGTGGCGTGGTCACGCGCGGAGTGGGTCGAGGCGACCCTGCCCGCGTGGCAGGAGCTCGTCGACCCGGTGGCCGAGCGCGTCGGCACCGCCATGGGTGACGTCCTGCCGGAGGAGATGCAGGCCATGGCCGGCCCGCTGATCGGCATGATGCGCTCGATGGGCGGCGCCATGTTCGGCACGCAGATCGGGCAGGCCGTCGGCGTGCTCGCGGGCGAGGTCGTCGGCTCCACCGACATCGGTCTGCCGCTCGGCCCTGTGGGCAAGGCCGCGCTGCTGCCGATCAACATCGAGACGTTCGGCAAGGACCTGGGCGTACCGAAGGAGGAGGTGCGGCTGTACATCGCTCTGCGCGAGGCGGCCCACCAGCGCCTCTTCGCGCACGTGCCGTGGCTGCGCTCGCACCTGTTCGGCGCGGTCGACGGCTACGCGCGCGGGATCAAGGTCGACACGGCCAAGCTGGAGGACGTGGTCGGCCAGTTCGACCCGCAGAATCCGGAGCAGCTGCAGGACGCCCTCCAGCAGGGCATGTTCCAGCCGGAGGACACTCCGGAGCAGAAGGCGGCTCTGGCCCGTCTGGAGACGGCTCTGGCGCTCGTCGAGGGCTGGGTCGACGCGGTGGTCCACGCGGCCGCGAAGCCCCGCCTGTCGTCCGCTGACGCCCTGCGTGAGACGCTGCGGCGCCGGCGCGCCTCGGGCGGCCCGGCGGAGCAGACGTTCGCCACGCTGATCGGCCTGGAACTGCGCCCGCGCCGTCTGCGCGACGCCTCCCGTCTGTGGGCCTCGCTCACGGACGCGCGCGGTGTCGACGGCCGGGACGCCCTGTGGGCCCACCCGGACATGCTGCCGACGGCCTCCGACCTGGACGACCCGGACGGATTCGTGCACCGCGAGCAGATCGACTTCTCCGAGCTGGACAAGATGCTCGGCGAGGCGGCGGGCGGCTCGACCGGGAAGCCGGACCTGAAGAAGAAGGACGACGACACCAAGGGCGACGCCCAGGGTGACTCCAAGGACGACGACACCGAGTGA
- a CDS encoding molybdenum cofactor biosynthesis protein MoaE, whose amino-acid sequence MAPTHDHPGEQAAQDPIKLLAIRDTPLSVDEVFRLVGDDAAGGIALFAGTVRNHDGGADVGELGYSCHPSAEAEMRRVAEKVVAEYPVRALAAVHRVGDLRVGDLAVVVAVSCPHRGEAFEACRKLIDDLKHEVPIWKHQKFSDGTEEWVGA is encoded by the coding sequence ATGGCACCCACCCATGATCACCCCGGTGAGCAGGCCGCGCAGGACCCCATCAAGCTGCTCGCCATCCGCGATACGCCGCTCTCCGTGGACGAGGTCTTCCGGCTCGTCGGGGACGACGCGGCCGGCGGCATCGCGCTCTTCGCCGGGACCGTGCGCAACCACGACGGGGGCGCCGATGTCGGCGAGCTCGGGTACTCCTGCCACCCGAGCGCCGAGGCCGAGATGCGGCGCGTCGCCGAGAAGGTCGTCGCCGAGTATCCGGTGCGGGCGCTCGCGGCCGTGCACCGGGTCGGGGACCTCAGGGTCGGAGACCTCGCCGTCGTCGTCGCCGTCTCCTGTCCGCATCGCGGAGAAGCCTTCGAGGCGTGCCGGAAGCTGATCGACGACCTCAAGCACGAGGTGCCGATCTGGAAGCACCAGAAGTTCTCCGACGGCACCGAAGAGTGGGTCGGCGCGTAG
- a CDS encoding UPF0182 family membrane protein, producing the protein MPDRGGGPTGPRIRVGRPSRRVRTLLMTLGVLAVLSMAFTMFAGFWTDWLWYRSVNYSSVFTTTLWTKIGLFFVFGLLMALAVGFNIWLAHRLRPPLSAMSMEQQSLDRYRMGIAPYKKWLLLAITALVGLIAGASASSQWRTWLMWVNGVPFGEKDPQFHLDVGFYAFDLPWYRFLLGFGFAAAILSVIAAALTHYLYGGLRITSPGARATAAATGHLSVLIGIFVALKAVAYWLDRYGLAVKSSDFKATDNWTGLRYVDANAYLPAKTILFCIAVICALLFFATLWRRTWQLPVIGFGLMVLSAILIGGLYPAIVQKFQVQPNEQAKEAPYVEKNLKATRDAYGIDGTKVTEYPGTSKTEDKTKLRDDVDATASIRILDPNIVSPTFQQLQQIRNYYAFPTNLDVDRYAKDGKDQDTVIGLREINLNGIPKRNWINDHFRYTHGYGVVAAEGTNADSQGRPDFTESDLPSKGDLGTYEQRVYYGEKTTMYSIVGGPQKEIDYSDDSGEKTYSYKADSGVSLSNPVNRAAYAVAFGEPQILYSGAIGDGSRILYNRTPKERVEAVAPWLTIDGDAYPAVVDGRIQWIVDAYTTTNGYPYSSRTTLGDTTADSLTASNNQRAVVAQQNQVNYIRNSVKATVDAYTGEVKLFQWDTKDPVLKTWMKAFPDTVKPKSEISKPLMDHLRYPQDLFKVQRELLTRYHVKDATTFLSGSEVWQVPDDPTNKSGSAVPPYYLSMKMPDQKAQAFSLTTTLTPNGRDNLSAFMAVDAEAGTSDYGKIRILKLPTNTTVNGPSQVQSQFNSEQNIAETIRLLRGGDSEVEYGNLLAVPLDGGLLYVEPVYVRGGGLKYPLLRKVLVSYGGTTAFEDTLGEALNKVFGAEGPTTEPPDEGDEPGGTTPPPTSTNPTVQEALNDAQDAFEAGQEALKKNDWEAYGRAQKDLEDALKRAEDAQAQADRTGGSGGGGSASPSSSPKPSSSPSGT; encoded by the coding sequence ATGCCGGACCGCGGCGGAGGCCCGACCGGGCCACGGATCAGAGTGGGCCGCCCGTCCCGGCGTGTCCGGACGCTGCTCATGACATTGGGCGTCCTCGCCGTCCTCAGCATGGCCTTCACCATGTTCGCGGGCTTCTGGACGGACTGGCTCTGGTACCGGTCGGTGAACTACTCGTCGGTGTTCACGACCACACTGTGGACGAAGATCGGACTCTTCTTCGTCTTCGGTCTGTTGATGGCCCTCGCGGTCGGGTTCAACATCTGGCTGGCACACCGGCTGCGTCCGCCGCTGAGCGCCATGTCGATGGAGCAGCAGAGCCTCGACCGCTACCGCATGGGCATCGCGCCCTACAAGAAGTGGCTGCTGCTGGCGATCACCGCGCTGGTCGGCCTGATCGCCGGCGCCTCCGCCTCCAGCCAGTGGCGGACCTGGCTGATGTGGGTCAATGGCGTGCCCTTCGGGGAGAAGGACCCGCAGTTCCACCTCGACGTCGGCTTCTACGCCTTCGACCTGCCCTGGTACCGGTTCCTGCTCGGCTTCGGCTTCGCCGCCGCGATCCTCTCCGTGATCGCCGCCGCGCTCACCCACTACCTGTACGGCGGGCTGCGCATCACCAGCCCGGGCGCGCGTGCCACGGCCGCGGCCACCGGCCATCTGTCGGTCCTCATCGGCATCTTCGTCGCCCTGAAGGCCGTCGCGTACTGGCTCGACCGGTACGGGCTCGCGGTGAAGTCCAGTGACTTCAAGGCGACCGACAACTGGACCGGCCTCAGGTACGTCGACGCCAACGCCTATCTGCCGGCCAAGACGATCCTGTTCTGCATCGCCGTCATCTGCGCGCTGCTGTTCTTCGCCACGCTGTGGCGGCGCACCTGGCAGCTGCCCGTCATCGGCTTCGGCCTGATGGTGCTCTCGGCGATCCTCATCGGCGGCCTGTACCCGGCGATCGTCCAGAAGTTCCAGGTCCAGCCCAACGAGCAGGCCAAGGAAGCGCCGTACGTCGAGAAGAACCTCAAGGCGACGCGCGACGCGTACGGCATCGACGGCACCAAGGTCACCGAGTACCCGGGTACGAGCAAGACCGAGGACAAGACCAAGCTGCGCGACGACGTCGACGCCACGGCGAGCATCCGCATCCTGGACCCGAACATCGTCTCGCCCACGTTCCAGCAGCTCCAGCAGATCAGGAACTACTACGCGTTCCCGACCAACCTGGACGTCGACCGGTACGCCAAGGACGGCAAGGACCAGGACACGGTCATCGGTCTGCGCGAGATCAATCTCAACGGCATCCCGAAGCGCAACTGGATCAACGACCACTTCCGTTACACCCACGGCTATGGCGTGGTCGCCGCCGAGGGCACCAACGCCGACTCCCAGGGCCGACCGGACTTCACCGAGTCCGACCTGCCGTCCAAGGGTGACCTCGGGACGTACGAGCAGCGGGTCTACTACGGCGAGAAGACCACCATGTACTCGATCGTCGGCGGTCCCCAGAAGGAGATCGACTACTCCGACGACAGCGGTGAGAAGACCTACAGCTACAAGGCCGACAGCGGGGTCAGTCTCTCCAACCCGGTCAACCGGGCCGCGTACGCGGTGGCGTTCGGAGAGCCGCAGATCCTGTACTCCGGTGCGATCGGCGACGGTTCGCGCATCCTGTACAACCGCACGCCCAAGGAGCGCGTCGAGGCGGTCGCCCCGTGGCTGACCATCGACGGTGACGCCTATCCGGCGGTTGTGGACGGCCGTATCCAGTGGATCGTCGACGCGTACACGACGACGAACGGCTACCCGTACTCCTCGCGTACGACGCTCGGTGACACGACGGCCGACTCGCTGACGGCGAGCAACAACCAGCGTGCGGTGGTGGCCCAGCAGAACCAGGTCAACTACATCCGCAACTCGGTGAAGGCGACGGTCGACGCCTACACCGGCGAGGTCAAGCTCTTCCAGTGGGACACCAAGGACCCGGTCCTGAAGACCTGGATGAAGGCGTTCCCGGACACGGTGAAGCCGAAGAGCGAGATCTCGAAGCCGCTGATGGACCATCTGCGCTACCCGCAGGACCTGTTCAAGGTCCAGCGCGAGCTGCTCACCCGCTACCACGTGAAGGACGCCACGACGTTCCTCAGCGGCAGCGAGGTCTGGCAGGTGCCGGACGACCCGACCAACAAGTCGGGCAGCGCGGTGCCGCCGTACTACCTGAGCATGAAGATGCCCGACCAGAAGGCACAGGCGTTCTCGCTGACGACGACCTTGACGCCGAACGGCCGGGACAACCTCAGTGCCTTCATGGCGGTCGACGCCGAGGCGGGCACCAGTGACTACGGCAAGATCAGAATTCTGAAACTGCCGACCAACACCACGGTCAACGGGCCCAGTCAGGTCCAGAGCCAGTTCAACTCCGAGCAGAACATCGCCGAGACGATCAGGCTGCTGAGAGGCGGCGACTCGGAAGTCGAGTACGGCAACCTGCTGGCGGTCCCGCTCGACGGCGGACTGCTCTATGTGGAGCCGGTCTATGTGCGCGGTGGCGGACTCAAGTACCCGCTGCTGCGGAAGGTGTTGGTGTCCTACGGCGGCACCACCGCCTTCGAGGACACGCTCGGCGAGGCCCTCAACAAGGTCTTCGGAGCGGAGGGCCCGACCACCGAGCCACCGGACGAGGGTGACGAGCCGGGCGGTACGACGCCTCCGCCGACGTCCACCAACCCGACGGTCCAGGAGGCGCTGAACGACGCCCAGGATGCCTTCGAGGCCGGCCAGGAAGCTCTCAAGAAGAACGACTGGGAGGCGTACGGCAGGGCGCAGAAGGACCTCGAGGACGCGCTCAAGCGGGCCGAGGACGCACAGGCGCAGGCCGACAGGACCGGCGGTTCCGGCGGGGGCGGCAGTGCGAGCCCGAGTTCCAGTCCGAAGCCGAGCAGTAGTCCCAGCGGCACTTAG
- a CDS encoding PPA1309 family protein → MSNTPMAASPLTRAVLEIDEYASGLGWDQPARLFALVDTARLRAQEPGLAAQLGLGDEQESSGLTPIEQDEIETGKALDEFLATIAWPDAVAGCALTVERLMLPPSAETQVPQGLSEAKLANWVAEHPERQEVRMTVAVLRDGARESALRLREKDTPTEVLTGPDLVPGLAEALAATFAD, encoded by the coding sequence ATGTCCAACACTCCCATGGCGGCGAGCCCGCTGACCCGGGCCGTTCTCGAGATCGACGAGTACGCCTCCGGCCTCGGCTGGGACCAGCCCGCCCGCCTCTTCGCCCTCGTAGACACCGCACGGCTGCGGGCCCAGGAACCCGGCCTCGCCGCCCAGCTCGGCCTGGGGGACGAGCAGGAGTCCTCCGGCCTGACCCCGATCGAGCAGGACGAAATTGAAACGGGCAAGGCGCTCGATGAGTTCCTCGCCACGATCGCCTGGCCCGACGCGGTGGCCGGCTGCGCGCTCACGGTCGAGCGTCTCATGTTGCCCCCGTCCGCCGAGACCCAGGTCCCGCAGGGCCTGAGCGAGGCCAAGCTCGCGAATTGGGTTGCTGAACACCCCGAGCGCCAGGAGGTCCGCATGACGGTCGCGGTGCTGCGCGACGGCGCCCGCGAATCGGCCCTGCGCCTGCGCGAGAAGGACACCCCGACGGAGGTCCTCACCGGCCCGGACCTGGTGCCGGGACTCGCGGAGGCCCTGGCGGCGACGTTCGCGGACTGA
- a CDS encoding AIM24 family protein: MQSPLFAYNDQQTQERWSLQNKQMLRVALEGHDDILARKGTMVAYQGLVEFDAEFQSNQQGRARAHTGEGLDLMRCHGQGTVYLANLKQHVHMVDVEQDGLTVDSSYVLAMDSSLHHEVIAVDSLYGISGSGKYQLNITGRGKVALMTSGMPLMMQVTPDKYVNCDADAIVAWSTGLRVQMQSQTHSSGVWRRRGNTGEGWELSFMGSGYAIVQPSELLPPQNAQVGSGLAAQYGMGQQGARGQNQGNVWS, encoded by the coding sequence ATGCAGAGTCCGCTTTTCGCCTACAACGACCAGCAGACCCAGGAGCGCTGGAGTCTGCAGAACAAGCAGATGCTCCGCGTCGCCCTGGAGGGCCACGACGACATCCTCGCCCGCAAGGGGACCATGGTCGCCTACCAGGGCCTGGTCGAGTTCGACGCCGAGTTCCAGAGCAACCAGCAGGGACGCGCGCGGGCACACACCGGTGAGGGCCTCGACCTCATGCGCTGCCACGGGCAGGGCACGGTCTACCTCGCCAACCTCAAGCAGCACGTGCACATGGTGGACGTGGAACAGGACGGCCTGACCGTCGACAGCAGCTACGTGCTGGCGATGGACTCCTCGCTGCACCACGAGGTCATCGCCGTCGACAGCCTCTACGGCATCTCCGGCTCCGGGAAGTACCAGCTCAACATCACCGGCCGCGGCAAGGTCGCCCTGATGACCTCGGGCATGCCGCTGATGATGCAGGTGACGCCCGACAAGTACGTCAACTGCGACGCCGACGCGATCGTCGCCTGGTCGACCGGGCTGCGCGTCCAGATGCAGTCCCAGACGCACTCCTCCGGGGTGTGGCGGCGCCGCGGCAACACCGGTGAGGGCTGGGAGCTCAGCTTCATGGGCAGCGGTTACGCGATCGTCCAGCCCAGCGAGCTGCTGCCGCCGCAGAACGCCCAGGTCGGATCGGGCCTCGCCGCGCAGTACGGCATGGGCCAGCAGGGAGCGCGAGGCCAGAACCAGGGCAACGTCTGGAGCTGA
- a CDS encoding SDR family oxidoreductase, with product MSSPDPQVRAARNQSTPPARGVRGPVVAVTGAASGIGALLTERLVASDEVKQVIAIDERRGECAAAQWHILDVRDPAIADKLRGADVVVHLALDLDLETDSAARTAYNVRGTQTVLTAAAAAGIHRVVLCTSAMVYGALPENELPLSEDAELRATAEATGVGDLLEIERLARRAPRAHPGLNVTVVRPAVLVGGTDTALTRYFESPRLLVVAGSRPAWQFCHVEDLCSALEYAVLEKVDGELAVGCDGWLEQEEVEELSGIRRMELPSAVALGAAARLHRIGLTPSPAGDLAYTMYPWVVSGSRLHDAGWRPQWTNEEVLAELLEEVSGRHTVAGRRLGRKDATAAGAAGATVALLGAAAVVRRARKARRRI from the coding sequence GTGAGTTCCCCTGATCCGCAGGTTCGCGCAGCGCGAAACCAGTCAACCCCTCCCGCGCGCGGCGTGCGCGGCCCCGTCGTCGCGGTGACCGGTGCCGCGTCCGGCATCGGTGCCCTGCTCACCGAGCGGCTGGTCGCGTCGGACGAGGTCAAGCAGGTCATCGCCATCGACGAGCGGCGCGGCGAGTGCGCGGCGGCGCAGTGGCACATCCTGGACGTGCGGGACCCGGCGATCGCGGACAAGCTGCGGGGCGCCGACGTGGTCGTACACCTGGCGCTCGACCTGGATCTGGAGACGGATTCCGCCGCCCGGACGGCATACAACGTTCGGGGGACGCAGACCGTTCTGACGGCCGCGGCGGCGGCCGGGATCCACCGGGTCGTGCTGTGCACCTCCGCGATGGTCTACGGGGCGCTGCCGGAGAACGAGCTCCCGCTGTCCGAGGACGCCGAGCTGCGGGCGACGGCGGAGGCCACCGGGGTCGGGGATCTGCTGGAGATCGAGCGCCTCGCGCGAAGGGCACCGCGGGCCCACCCCGGACTCAATGTCACCGTTGTCCGGCCCGCGGTACTCGTGGGCGGCACGGACACCGCACTGACCAGGTACTTCGAGTCACCGCGGCTGCTCGTCGTCGCCGGTTCCCGGCCCGCCTGGCAGTTCTGCCACGTCGAGGATCTGTGCAGTGCCCTGGAGTACGCCGTCCTGGAGAAGGTCGACGGGGAACTCGCCGTCGGCTGTGACGGCTGGCTGGAGCAGGAGGAGGTCGAGGAACTCAGCGGGATCCGCCGTATGGAGCTGCCGTCGGCGGTCGCGCTCGGTGCGGCGGCCCGGCTGCACCGGATCGGACTGACGCCCTCCCCGGCCGGCGACCTGGCGTACACGATGTACCCCTGGGTCGTGAGCGGGAGCCGGCTCCACGACGCCGGGTGGCGGCCGCAGTGGACCAACGAGGAAGTGCTCGCGGAGCTGCTGGAGGAGGTCTCCGGCAGGCACACGGTGGCCGGGCGGCGGCTCGGACGCAAGGACGCCACGGCGGCCGGCGCCGCAGGAGCGACGGTGGCCCTGCTGGGCGCGGCGGCGGTGGTGCGCAGGGCACGGAAGGCCCGGCGGCGGATCTGA